ATCCCATGGGACCAACAATTCGACGAAGCTCATATGTTCAAGAATCGTCGCCTTTACACGATTGGGTCATGTGATGGCCTTCTATGTCTTTACATTAAGGAGAAGAAGAGGAAGTTAGCTGAAGATTTGATCTATATTTGGAACCCTATCACCAAAGAATCCAGAGAAATCTCATTGCCTGTTGGAGGAAGTTCGACTTTTGCTCATATAGATTCTTGCTGGTTCGGCTTTGTTCACTCCTTAAATGACTACAAGATCGTCTTGATTTCTACAGTGCATAAGCCAAACCATACAACGTACATGTATGTGTACTCGTTGAAGCGTAATAGATGGAGACAGATACGTGTTAGTAATGGAGATTTGTCTTCTATTTCAGGATGTGACTCTGTTTTCATAGATGAAGCATTGCATTACCTTGGTCATCGCCGAAGCATACTTAAATTTGATTTAGTTACCGAAACTTTTAAGACGATACCCTTCTCATTTGTGCCTGAGCTGTTACCGAGTGTTGATCAAAAGTTGCTTGGTGTTCTTGATGATTGCCTATGTGTTATGTTTGTACATTACTCCAATAGGGACACTGGGGAACACTACGAGGAAGATTCTGAAGAAGATTATGAGGAAGATTCCGAGGAAGAATTCAAGGAAGAGGAATGGATGTTTGAACTCTGGGTGTTGGAGGAACATAACAACTGGAATTCTTGGAAGAAGATGTATAGAATTGTCTTGGAGGAGGAGATCTCTAGACATTTCACCCAATTTTTAAGTCTCAAATACAGTGGCATTATTTGCATTCGAGCTGCGAATGACGGGCTTGTGGTTGTTGACCCAAGTTCGGATCCACCTTCCTATGTTGTTGTGAGGAATTATCGTGCAAAGGTTTACAAGATGGCTGATTTTATGGAGAGTCTTGTTTCTCCTTTTTCTCCTTTTCCTCTTTGACGTtgccggtggtggtggtggtgaagttaatttgagtttgagtttgagtttataGGACTTCTTTGCTTTTCCAGTTAAACTTTGTAGTGTGCATTGTGGATCAATTAACTGCTTTTGTAGGATCCTTAACTTTAGAAGGGTTGAATGTTGCGGAGGAGGTTTGTGGTTCATCTTCCTGATTCTGGAGTTGGAATCTGATGCTCTTGCTGCTGAACATGGCGTTACAAGGATGATGTATACAGAAGGTAAGATCATGTTTTGTTCATTGTTCATTGTTCATGGTATCTTCTCTTATGT
This genomic stretch from Spinacia oleracea cultivar Varoflay chromosome 3, BTI_SOV_V1, whole genome shotgun sequence harbors:
- the LOC110783038 gene encoding F-box/kelch-repeat protein At3g06240, with amino-acid sequence MKKPNYYKEGPLMGLSEDLVLEILFRLPVKSLGRLKCVSKKWDTLISDPGFALSRLEFSKSTTPPLTTAMLEYNNICSLNFRSCTDITKGVDLIPWDQQFDEAHMFKNRRLYTIGSCDGLLCLYIKEKKRKLAEDLIYIWNPITKESREISLPVGGSSTFAHIDSCWFGFVHSLNDYKIVLISTVHKPNHTTYMYVYSLKRNRWRQIRVSNGDLSSISGCDSVFIDEALHYLGHRRSILKFDLVTETFKTIPFSFVPELLPSVDQKLLGVLDDCLCVMFVHYSNRDTGEHYEEDSEEDYEEDSEEEFKEEEWMFELWVLEEHNNWNSWKKMYRIVLEEEISRHFTQFLSLKYSGIICIRAANDGLVVVDPSSDPPSYVVVRNYRAKVYKMADFMESLVSPFSPFPL